In Lactobacillus sp. PV012, one genomic interval encodes:
- the rpsJ gene encoding 30S ribosomal protein S10 encodes MASQQIRIRLKSYEHGILDESAAKIVATAQRTGAEISGPVPLPTERTLFTVLRSPHKNKDSREQFEIRTHKRLIDILNPTPKTVDSLMKLDLPSGVDIEIKL; translated from the coding sequence ATGGCAAGTCAACAAATTCGTATTAGATTAAAGTCTTACGAACATGGTATTCTCGATGAATCAGCTGCAAAGATTGTAGCTACTGCGCAAAGAACTGGTGCAGAAATTTCAGGTCCAGTTCCATTGCCTACTGAAAGAACTTTGTTCACAGTTTTACGTTCACCACACAAGAACAAGGATTCACGTGAACAATTTGAAATTCGTACGCACAAGCGTTTAATCGACATTTTGAATCCAACACCTAAGACTGTGGATTCATTAATGAAGCTTGATCTTCCAAGTGGTGTCGATATCGAGATTAAATTATAG
- the rplC gene encoding 50S ribosomal protein L3 — protein sequence MTKGILGRKVGMTQVFTKDGVLVPVTVIEATPNVVLQVKTNESDGYEAVQVGYQDKREVLSNKPAKGHAAKAKTSPKRFIREIRDVELKDYEVGSEIKVDSFSEGDVVDVTGTSKGHGTQGNIKRWGQSRGPETHGSRYHRVPGSMGSIINRVPKGKKLPGRMGGKTVTVQNLVIEKVVPEKNVLLIKGNVPGAKNSLIVVKSAVKAAK from the coding sequence ATGACCAAAGGAATCTTAGGAAGAAAGGTCGGTATGACTCAAGTCTTCACTAAAGACGGTGTATTGGTTCCTGTAACTGTTATTGAAGCAACCCCTAACGTTGTTTTACAAGTTAAAACAAATGAATCAGATGGTTACGAAGCAGTTCAAGTAGGTTACCAAGACAAGCGTGAAGTATTGAGTAACAAGCCAGCCAAAGGTCATGCTGCAAAGGCAAAGACTTCACCTAAGCGCTTCATTCGAGAAATCCGCGATGTAGAGCTTAAGGACTATGAAGTCGGCTCAGAAATCAAGGTGGACTCATTTAGTGAAGGTGACGTAGTTGACGTTACTGGAACTTCAAAGGGTCATGGTACTCAAGGTAACATTAAACGTTGGGGTCAATCAAGAGGTCCTGAAACCCACGGTTCACGTTATCACAGAGTTCCAGGTTCAATGGGATCTATTATTAACCGTGTACCAAAGGGTAAGAAGTTACCTGGACGTATGGGTGGCAAGACAGTCACTGTACAAAATTTAGTAATCGAAAAAGTTGTTCCAGAAAAGAATGTATTACTTATTAAAGGTAACGTTCCTGGTGCAAAGAACTCATTAATTGTTGTTAAGTCTGCTGTTAAAGCTGCTAAATAG
- the rplD gene encoding 50S ribosomal protein L4, whose amino-acid sequence MANMQVIDQKGKATGNVDLNEEIFGIEPNEAVVFDAIIRQRAGKRQGTSAVKNRSAVRGGGRKPWRQKGTGRARQGSIRAPQWRGGGVVFGPTPRSYKMNMPRKARRLAMKSVLSQKVADNELVVLDQLTLAAPKTKDLKAVLDSANINGKVLVVSDDKNVQLSGKNLPKVKVVPVNGLNVVDAVNYDTLVLTQDAIKRIEEVLA is encoded by the coding sequence ATGGCTAATATGCAAGTTATCGATCAAAAAGGAAAAGCTACTGGTAACGTTGATTTAAATGAAGAAATCTTCGGAATTGAACCTAATGAAGCTGTTGTTTTTGACGCAATCATTAGACAAAGAGCTGGTAAGCGCCAAGGTACTTCCGCTGTAAAGAATAGATCTGCTGTTCGCGGTGGTGGTAGAAAACCTTGGAGACAAAAGGGTACTGGTCGTGCTCGTCAAGGTTCTATTAGAGCTCCACAATGGCGTGGTGGTGGTGTTGTATTCGGCCCTACTCCACGTTCATACAAGATGAACATGCCTCGTAAGGCACGTCGCTTAGCTATGAAGTCAGTTCTTTCTCAAAAAGTTGCTGACAATGAATTAGTTGTTCTTGATCAATTAACTTTAGCTGCACCTAAGACTAAAGATTTGAAAGCTGTTTTAGATAGCGCAAATATTAATGGTAAGGTGTTAGTTGTATCTGATGACAAGAACGTTCAATTATCAGGAAAGAACCTTCCTAAGGTTAAAGTAGTTCCTGTTAATGGCTTAAACGTTGTAGATGCGGTTAACTACGATACTTTAGTATTGACTCAAGACGCTATTAAGAGAATTGAGGAGGTATTGGCATAA
- the rplW gene encoding 50S ribosomal protein L23 — protein MDAHDIILRPVVTEKSMNLMDDNKYTFDVLVSATKTQVRNAIEEIFDVKVKKVNIMNVRGKEKRVGRYTGKTARRRKAIVTLTEDSNPIKIFNDSENSEN, from the coding sequence ATGGATGCACACGATATCATCTTACGCCCTGTAGTAACCGAAAAATCCATGAACTTAATGGATGATAACAAGTACACTTTTGATGTGCTTGTATCTGCTACTAAAACCCAAGTACGTAATGCTATTGAAGAAATTTTTGATGTAAAAGTTAAAAAAGTTAACATCATGAACGTACGTGGAAAAGAAAAGAGAGTTGGTCGTTATACTGGTAAGACTGCTCGTCGTAGAAAAGCTATCGTAACTTTAACTGAAGATTCTAACCCAATTAAGATCTTTAATGATAGCGAAAACTCAGAAAATTAA
- the rplB gene encoding 50S ribosomal protein L2, with the protein MAIIKYKPTTNGRRNMTSSDFAEITKSKPEKTLLESKSKTAGRNSYGHITVRHRGGGHKQKYRIIDFKRNKDDVKAIVKAIEYDPNRTANIALLHYTDGIKAYILAPKGLKVGDVVESGSNADIKPGNALPLGEIPAGTEVHNIELKPGKGGQLVRSAGAVAQVLGNDGKYTLVRLQSGEVRRILSVCRATIGAVGNEQHSLIKLGKAGRSRWLGKRPQSRGSVMNPNDHPHGGGEGKAPVGRPQPMTPWGKKSRGIKTRSSKARSEKLIIRHRKGNK; encoded by the coding sequence TTGGCAATTATCAAATATAAGCCAACTACAAACGGCAGACGTAATATGACTTCTTCAGACTTTGCAGAAATCACTAAGAGTAAGCCTGAAAAGACTTTACTTGAATCAAAAAGTAAGACTGCAGGTCGTAACTCTTATGGACATATTACTGTAAGACACCGTGGTGGTGGTCACAAGCAAAAGTACCGTATTATTGACTTCAAGCGCAATAAAGACGATGTAAAAGCAATTGTAAAGGCTATCGAATACGATCCAAATAGAACTGCTAACATTGCTCTTCTTCACTACACAGATGGAATCAAAGCTTACATTTTAGCTCCAAAAGGATTAAAAGTTGGAGATGTTGTAGAATCTGGTTCAAATGCTGATATCAAACCTGGTAATGCATTACCATTAGGTGAAATCCCAGCTGGTACTGAAGTACATAATATTGAGCTTAAGCCTGGTAAAGGTGGACAATTAGTAAGAAGTGCTGGTGCAGTTGCACAAGTACTTGGTAATGATGGAAAATACACTTTAGTAAGATTACAAAGTGGTGAAGTACGTCGTATCTTATCAGTTTGCCGTGCTACTATTGGTGCTGTTGGTAATGAACAACACTCATTAATTAAGTTAGGTAAAGCTGGACGTAGTCGCTGGTTGGGCAAGCGTCCACAATCTCGTGGTTCTGTAATGAACCCTAACGATCACCCACACGGTGGTGGTGAAGGTAAGGCTCCAGTGGGTCGTCCACAACCAATGACTCCTTGGGGTAAGAAGTCTCGCGGAATTAAGACTAGAAGTTCTAAGGCTAGAAGTGAAAAACTTATTATCCGTCACCGCAAGGGTAACAAATAG
- the rpsS gene encoding 30S ribosomal protein S19, which produces MSRSIKKGPFADESLLKKIEAQEGSEKKQVIKTWSRRSTIFPSFVGYTIAVYDGRKHVPVYVTEDMVGHKLGEFVPTRTFRGHKAADKATTGK; this is translated from the coding sequence ATGAGCCGTAGTATTAAAAAAGGACCTTTCGCTGACGAAAGCCTTTTAAAGAAGATCGAAGCCCAAGAAGGCTCCGAAAAGAAGCAAGTAATTAAAACCTGGTCCCGTCGTTCAACTATTTTCCCTTCCTTTGTTGGTTACACAATAGCTGTTTACGATGGTAGAAAACATGTTCCAGTTTATGTGACTGAAGATATGGTTGGTCACAAGTTAGGTGAATTTGTGCCTACTAGAACTTTCCGTGGTCATAAGGCTGCTGATAAGGCAACAACTGGTAAGTAA
- the rplV gene encoding 50S ribosomal protein L22 yields the protein MAEQISSAKAEARTVRIAPRKARLVVDLIRGKSVAEALAILEFTPRAASPIVKKVLKSAIANAEHNYDLESANLYVSEAYVNEGATLKRFRPRAKGMASPINKRTSHVVVVVSEKND from the coding sequence ATGGCAGAACAAATTAGCTCAGCTAAAGCTGAAGCAAGAACAGTTCGCATCGCTCCTAGAAAAGCCCGCTTGGTTGTAGACCTTATTCGCGGAAAGAGTGTTGCTGAAGCATTGGCTATTTTAGAATTTACGCCAAGAGCTGCTTCCCCAATCGTTAAGAAAGTTTTGAAGTCAGCAATTGCTAACGCAGAACATAACTACGATCTTGAAAGTGCAAATCTTTACGTTTCTGAAGCATACGTAAATGAAGGAGCAACTTTAAAGAGATTTCGTCCACGTGCTAAAGGTATGGCTTCTCCAATTAACAAGAGAACTAGCCATGTAGTCGTTGTAGTATCTGAGAAGAACGATTAA
- the rpsC gene encoding 30S ribosomal protein S3 yields the protein MGQKINPNGFRLGVNRDWEAKWYADKDYADTLNEDLRIRKFISKKLADAAVSTVEIERAANRINISIHTAKPGMVIGKGGKEVEALRKQLNALTHKNVHINIVEIKKPDLDAELVGESIARQLEARIAFRRATRQATQRSMRSGAKGVKVQTAGRLNGADMARREWHTEGSVPLHTLRADIDYAWVEANTTYGQIGVKVWINRGEILPQRKNKPNASKKAKGGN from the coding sequence ATGGGTCAAAAAATTAACCCAAATGGTTTCCGTCTCGGTGTTAACCGTGATTGGGAAGCAAAGTGGTATGCAGATAAAGATTACGCTGACACTTTAAATGAAGATTTACGTATTAGAAAGTTCATCTCTAAGAAGTTAGCGGATGCAGCTGTATCTACTGTAGAAATTGAACGTGCTGCTAATAGAATTAACATTTCTATTCACACCGCAAAGCCAGGAATGGTTATTGGTAAAGGTGGAAAAGAAGTTGAAGCTTTAAGAAAACAATTAAATGCTTTAACTCATAAGAATGTTCACATTAATATTGTAGAAATTAAGAAACCTGATTTAGATGCTGAATTGGTTGGAGAAAGCATTGCACGTCAACTAGAAGCTCGTATTGCTTTCAGACGTGCTACTCGTCAAGCAACTCAAAGATCTATGCGTTCAGGCGCTAAAGGTGTTAAGGTACAAACTGCTGGTCGTTTGAATGGTGCCGATATGGCAAGAAGAGAATGGCATACTGAAGGTAGTGTACCACTTCATACTTTAAGAGCTGATATTGATTATGCATGGGTAGAAGCAAACACCACTTACGGACAAATTGGTGTTAAGGTTTGGATTAACCGTGGAGAAATTTTACCACAACGTAAAAACAAGCCTAATGCTTCTAAGAAAGCGAAGGGAGGAAACTAA
- the rplP gene encoding 50S ribosomal protein L16, with protein sequence MLVPKRVKHRREFRGKMRGEAKGGKTIAFGEYGLEAVESHWITNRQIEAARIAMTRYMKRGGRVWIRIFPQKSYTAKGVGVRMGSGKGAPAGWVAVVKRGKIMFEIGGVPEEVAREALRLASNKLPIKTKFVKKSSEVGGESNEG encoded by the coding sequence GTGTTAGTACCTAAGCGTGTAAAACACCGTCGTGAATTCCGCGGTAAAATGCGTGGTGAAGCCAAAGGTGGAAAAACTATCGCATTCGGTGAATATGGTTTAGAAGCTGTAGAATCTCACTGGATTACTAATAGACAAATCGAAGCTGCACGTATTGCCATGACTCGTTACATGAAGCGTGGTGGTCGTGTATGGATTAGAATCTTCCCACAAAAATCCTACACTGCTAAAGGTGTTGGGGTACGTATGGGATCTGGTAAAGGTGCTCCAGCTGGTTGGGTAGCTGTTGTTAAGCGTGGCAAGATTATGTTTGAAATTGGTGGCGTTCCTGAAGAAGTCGCTCGTGAAGCATTAAGACTTGCATCTAATAAGCTCCCAATTAAGACTAAGTTTGTTAAGAAGAGTTCGGAAGTAGGTGGCGAATCTAATGAAGGCTAA
- the rpmC gene encoding 50S ribosomal protein L29, translating into MKAKDIRALTTEQMLEKEKQYKEELFNLRFQQATGQLENTARLKQVRKNIARIKTILSEKELSKN; encoded by the coding sequence ATGAAGGCTAAAGATATCAGAGCATTAACCACTGAGCAAATGTTAGAAAAGGAAAAGCAATATAAAGAAGAACTTTTTAATTTGCGTTTCCAACAAGCAACCGGTCAATTAGAAAACACCGCTCGCTTGAAACAAGTCCGCAAGAATATTGCTAGAATTAAAACAATTCTTAGCGAAAAAGAATTGAGTAAGAATTAA
- the rpsQ gene encoding 30S ribosomal protein S17: MSETNERNRRHVYQGRVVSDKMDKTITVVVDTYKNHPVYKKRIKYSKKYYAHDENNEANIGDTVRIMETRPLSHAKRYRLTKIVKKSI; the protein is encoded by the coding sequence TTGAGCGAAACTAACGAAAGAAACCGTCGTCACGTATACCAAGGCCGCGTTGTTTCTGACAAGATGGATAAGACTATCACTGTTGTTGTTGATACTTACAAGAACCACCCTGTTTACAAGAAACGTATTAAGTACTCAAAGAAGTACTATGCACACGATGAAAACAACGAAGCTAATATTGGCGATACTGTTCGTATCATGGAAACCCGTCCATTATCACATGCGAAGCGTTACCGTCTTACAAAAATTGTGAAGAAATCTATTTAA
- the rplN gene encoding 50S ribosomal protein L14, which translates to MIQHESRLKVADNSGAKELLVIKILGGSKRKTGNIGDIIVATVKQATPGGVVKKGDVVKAVIVRTKSGARREDGSYIKFDENAAVIINADKSPRGTRIFGPVARELRGNDFMKIVSLAPEVL; encoded by the coding sequence GTGATCCAACACGAAAGCCGTTTAAAGGTTGCTGACAACTCCGGTGCAAAGGAACTTCTAGTTATTAAAATTTTAGGTGGTTCTAAACGTAAAACCGGTAATATTGGTGATATTATTGTTGCTACTGTTAAACAAGCAACACCAGGTGGCGTTGTCAAAAAAGGTGACGTTGTAAAGGCTGTTATTGTTAGAACAAAATCAGGTGCACGTCGCGAAGATGGTTCATACATCAAGTTTGACGAAAATGCAGCAGTTATCATTAATGCTGATAAGAGTCCTCGTGGTACTCGTATCTTTGGACCAGTTGCTCGTGAACTGCGTGGGAACGATTTTATGAAAATCGTATCTCTTGCTCCTGAAGTATTGTAA
- the rplX gene encoding 50S ribosomal protein L24 yields the protein MFVKTGDKVKVITGKDKGKEGTVLSVNAKTNRVVVKGINKIKKHVKPSQTNANGGVEEREGSIHASNVKVIAKAEK from the coding sequence ATGTTTGTTAAAACAGGTGACAAAGTAAAAGTTATTACCGGTAAAGATAAAGGTAAAGAAGGTACTGTTCTTTCAGTCAACGCCAAAACTAACCGTGTCGTTGTCAAAGGTATCAACAAAATCAAGAAGCACGTAAAACCTTCACAAACCAACGCAAATGGTGGGGTTGAAGAACGAGAAGGTTCTATCCATGCTTCAAATGTAAAAGTTATTGCAAAAGCAGAAAAGTAG
- the rplE gene encoding 50S ribosomal protein L5: MANSLLEKYKNEIAPAMNEKFDYKSVMEIPKIDKIVLNMGVGDAVSNAKNLDEAVEELTLIAGQKPLITKAKKSIANFRLREGMAIGAKVTLRGDRMYDFLDKLVNVSLPRVRDFRGVSAKSFDGRGNYTLGIKEQLIFPEIDYDKVNRVRGLDVVIVTTANTDEEARELLTEFGMPFAK, translated from the coding sequence ATGGCTAACAGTTTATTAGAAAAGTACAAAAACGAAATTGCACCTGCAATGAATGAAAAGTTTGATTACAAATCAGTTATGGAAATTCCTAAGATTGATAAAATTGTATTAAACATGGGTGTAGGTGACGCTGTTTCTAATGCAAAAAATTTAGATGAAGCAGTTGAAGAATTAACTTTAATTGCAGGTCAAAAGCCTTTAATTACTAAGGCTAAGAAATCTATCGCTAATTTCCGTTTACGTGAAGGCATGGCTATTGGTGCTAAGGTTACTCTTAGAGGAGATAGAATGTATGACTTCTTAGACAAATTAGTAAACGTTTCTCTTCCTCGAGTTCGTGATTTCCGTGGTGTAAGTGCTAAGTCATTTGATGGCCGTGGTAATTATACTTTAGGAATTAAGGAACAATTGATTTTCCCAGAAATCGATTACGATAAGGTAAACCGCGTAAGAGGTTTAGACGTTGTTATTGTAACTACTGCCAATACTGATGAAGAAGCTCGTGAACTTCTTACAGAATTTGGTATGCCTTTTGCTAAATAA
- a CDS encoding type Z 30S ribosomal protein S14, with translation MAKTSQIVRNHRPAKFSAREYTRCERCGRPHSVYRKFKLCRICLKDLAHKGQIPGLKKASW, from the coding sequence ATGGCTAAAACATCACAAATCGTCAGAAATCATCGTCCTGCTAAGTTTTCAGCACGTGAATACACTCGTTGCGAAAGATGTGGACGTCCACACTCTGTTTACCGCAAATTTAAATTATGCCGTATTTGCTTAAAAGACTTAGCACACAAGGGTCAAATCCCTGGTCTTAAGAAGGCAAGTTGGTAA
- the rpsH gene encoding 30S ribosomal protein S8 — MVMTDPIADYLTRIRNANMARHDSVEIPASSLKKSLSEILKQEGFIRDYQIEEDNKQGMIKIFLKYGPNSERVISGLKRISKPGLRNYVSAENLPKVLNGLGIAIISTSAGVITDKEAREKNVGGEVIAYVW; from the coding sequence ATGGTCATGACAGATCCGATTGCAGATTACTTAACTAGAATTAGAAATGCCAACATGGCAAGACATGATTCAGTTGAAATTCCTGCATCATCATTGAAAAAATCACTTAGTGAAATCTTAAAACAAGAAGGTTTCATTCGTGATTACCAAATTGAAGAAGACAATAAACAAGGTATGATTAAGATCTTCTTGAAGTATGGACCAAATAGTGAACGCGTAATTTCTGGATTAAAGCGTATTTCTAAACCAGGTTTAAGAAACTATGTAAGTGCAGAAAACTTACCAAAAGTTCTTAATGGTCTTGGTATTGCCATCATTTCTACTTCTGCTGGTGTAATTACCGATAAAGAAGCTAGAGAAAAGAACGTCGGCGGCGAAGTTATTGCCTACGTTTGGTAA
- the rplF gene encoding 50S ribosomal protein L6 — MSRIGLKVINVPEGVTVTKNGDDITVKGPKGELTRYFDPRITFEQNDGEIHFSRSSESDKALHGTERANLASMIEGVTNGYVKKLTLVGVGYRAVAQGKKLTLNVGYSHPVEFEAPEGVTIKTPSATSIEIEGISKQVVGQFAAEIRDVRPPEPYKGKGIRYEDEHVRRKEGKTGK; from the coding sequence ATGAGCCGAATTGGTTTAAAGGTCATCAACGTTCCTGAAGGTGTCACTGTTACTAAAAATGGTGATGATATTACTGTAAAGGGACCAAAGGGTGAACTTACTAGATACTTTGACCCACGTATTACTTTTGAACAAAATGATGGTGAAATTCACTTCAGTCGTTCAAGTGAGTCAGATAAAGCTCTTCACGGAACTGAAAGAGCAAACCTTGCTTCAATGATCGAAGGAGTAACTAACGGATATGTTAAGAAATTAACTTTAGTTGGTGTTGGTTACCGTGCAGTTGCTCAAGGTAAGAAATTGACTTTAAATGTTGGTTATTCTCACCCAGTAGAATTTGAAGCTCCAGAAGGTGTTACTATTAAAACACCATCAGCTACTTCAATTGAAATTGAAGGTATTTCAAAGCAAGTAGTTGGTCAATTTGCGGCAGAAATTCGTGATGTTCGTCCACCAGAACCTTACAAGGGTAAAGGTATCCGTTACGAAGATGAACATGTTCGTCGCAAGGAAGGTAAGACTGGTAAATAA
- the rplR gene encoding 50S ribosomal protein L18: protein MISKPDKNKLRLKRHKRIRGKISGTAARPRLSIYRSNKNIYAQLVDDVEGVTLASASTNDKNITAEGSKMDQAAQVGKALAEAAAAKNIKAVVFDRSGYLYHGRIQALADAARENGLEF, encoded by the coding sequence GTGATTTCTAAACCAGATAAAAACAAATTACGCTTAAAGCGTCATAAACGTATTCGTGGTAAAATTTCTGGTACTGCTGCGCGCCCACGCTTAAGTATTTATCGTTCAAATAAAAACATCTACGCTCAATTAGTTGATGATGTAGAGGGTGTAACGCTTGCAAGTGCCTCAACAAATGACAAGAATATTACCGCTGAAGGATCTAAGATGGATCAAGCAGCCCAAGTAGGTAAAGCATTAGCTGAAGCAGCTGCTGCAAAGAATATTAAAGCTGTAGTGTTTGACAGAAGTGGTTACTTATACCACGGACGTATTCAAGCATTAGCTGATGCAGCCCGTGAAAACGGATTAGAATTCTAG
- the rpsE gene encoding 30S ribosomal protein S5, whose amino-acid sequence MANRNDSRRDSRKDRKKDDIEDQLVAINRITKVVKGGRRMRFAAVVVVGDKKGRVGFGTGKAQEVPEAIRKAVEAGKKNMIKVPVVGSTIPHEVIGHYGSGNIMLKPAEAGSGVAAGGAVRIIMDLAGIADVTSKSLGSNTPINVIRATMDGLKKLKTREDVLKLRESAKSLED is encoded by the coding sequence ATGGCAAACCGCAACGATTCTCGTAGAGATTCTCGAAAAGATCGTAAAAAAGACGATATTGAAGACCAATTAGTAGCTATCAACCGTATTACTAAGGTTGTTAAAGGCGGACGCCGCATGAGATTTGCTGCCGTAGTAGTAGTCGGTGACAAAAAAGGTCGTGTAGGCTTTGGTACTGGTAAAGCTCAAGAAGTTCCAGAAGCTATCCGTAAGGCTGTCGAAGCTGGTAAAAAGAACATGATTAAGGTACCAGTTGTAGGAAGTACAATTCCTCACGAAGTTATAGGTCACTATGGTTCTGGAAATATTATGTTAAAACCAGCTGAAGCAGGTTCTGGAGTTGCTGCTGGTGGTGCAGTTCGTATCATCATGGACTTAGCCGGTATCGCAGATGTAACTTCTAAGTCTCTCGGTTCTAACACTCCAATTAACGTAATCCGTGCTACTATGGATGGTTTAAAGAAGTTAAAAACTCGTGAAGATGTATTAAAGCTTCGTGAATCTGCAAAGAGCTTAGAAGATTAA
- the rpmD gene encoding 50S ribosomal protein L30: MTDLKVTLIKSAAHRLPKQRKIVKALGLGRVNSTVVLPDNAATRGALLKIAHLISVEEVNK; the protein is encoded by the coding sequence ATGACTGATTTAAAAGTTACCTTAATTAAAAGTGCCGCTCACCGTCTACCAAAACAAAGAAAGATTGTTAAGGCCTTAGGTCTTGGTAGAGTGAATAGTACTGTTGTTCTTCCTGACAACGCTGCAACTCGTGGTGCTTTACTAAAGATTGCACACTTAATCTCTGTTGAAGAGGTTAATAAATAA
- the rplO gene encoding 50S ribosomal protein L15: MKLNELKPAAGSRRNRKRVGRGTSSGYGKTAGRGQKGQLARTGGKTRLGFEGGQMPLFRRMPKRGFKNINRKEYAIINVEDLNKFKDGSEVTIDTLKTAGLVKKELSGVKLLANGELKVKLTVKVNKASQAAKEAVEAAGGTVEVI, from the coding sequence ATGAAGCTCAATGAATTAAAGCCAGCTGCTGGCTCACGTCGTAACAGAAAACGTGTTGGTCGTGGTACATCTAGTGGTTATGGAAAAACTGCTGGACGTGGTCAAAAAGGTCAATTAGCTCGTACTGGTGGTAAAACTCGTTTAGGTTTTGAAGGTGGACAAATGCCATTATTCAGAAGAATGCCTAAGCGTGGTTTTAAGAATATCAATCGTAAAGAATACGCTATTATTAACGTAGAAGACTTAAACAAATTTAAAGACGGCAGTGAAGTAACAATTGATACTTTAAAGACTGCTGGTCTTGTGAAAAAAGAACTTTCAGGAGTTAAATTATTAGCTAACGGTGAATTGAAAGTGAAGTTAACTGTTAAAGTTAATAAAGCTTCTCAAGCTGCTAAAGAAGCAGTTGAAGCCGCTGGCGGAACTGTTGAGGTGATTTAA